Proteins co-encoded in one Bremerella sp. TYQ1 genomic window:
- a CDS encoding sulfatase, whose amino-acid sequence MLYAPALYRLSLAIAFLAVLSGWVRAAERPNIVWIIADDLSPELGCYGYEGVRTPHIDRIADEGWKYEAAFATAPVCSSSRSAFITGVYQTATGTHHHRTEVKRPLPPPVVPITKLLSDAGYFVTNSNSTISRPGKTDYNFTTPGKLFDGFDWSKRAKGQPFFAQVQIHEPHRSFIAAKDKHRADDVQIPTYYPEHPVVRVDWANYLASIERLDQHVGEVLSRLQDAGEFDNTVVFFFGDHGRPHYRDKQWLYDGGLRVPLLVRWPQKLKAGSVKTGQVSLMDVSAATVAAAGIEVPKWMDGRDLLADDYAERELVFAARDRCGDAVDRIRAARTEHFKFIRNDFPDRPYTQRSGYKELQYPGMTVARVLQQRGELTGPPAAFWTATRPAEELYDLQADPDETQNVAHDPQYQEVLNQLRDELDQWIEETGDQGYQPEPQLEETIAASRKWSTNAMKKRGMTWNSDPEDYLRWWKNELGVDE is encoded by the coding sequence ATGCTTTACGCCCCCGCTTTATATCGTTTGTCCCTGGCAATCGCGTTTCTCGCGGTGTTGTCTGGTTGGGTTCGCGCCGCCGAACGACCAAACATTGTTTGGATCATCGCGGACGATCTGAGCCCCGAACTAGGTTGCTACGGGTATGAAGGCGTTCGCACGCCTCACATCGATCGGATCGCCGACGAAGGCTGGAAGTACGAAGCGGCTTTCGCGACAGCGCCCGTTTGTTCTTCCTCGCGATCGGCGTTCATCACCGGCGTTTACCAAACCGCTACCGGCACGCATCATCATCGCACCGAGGTAAAACGACCGCTTCCGCCGCCGGTGGTTCCTATCACGAAACTCCTGAGCGACGCTGGCTACTTTGTCACGAACTCGAACTCAACGATCTCGCGGCCAGGCAAGACCGACTATAACTTTACGACGCCAGGCAAACTGTTCGACGGATTCGATTGGTCGAAGCGTGCCAAGGGCCAGCCTTTCTTTGCGCAAGTTCAGATCCATGAGCCGCATCGCTCTTTCATTGCTGCGAAAGACAAGCATCGCGCCGACGATGTTCAGATTCCGACGTATTACCCTGAGCATCCCGTCGTGCGCGTCGACTGGGCTAACTACTTGGCCAGCATCGAACGACTCGACCAGCATGTTGGCGAAGTCCTTTCGCGGTTGCAAGACGCTGGCGAATTCGACAATACGGTGGTCTTCTTTTTCGGCGACCATGGCCGTCCACATTATCGTGATAAGCAATGGCTGTACGATGGCGGTCTGCGTGTTCCGCTACTTGTCCGCTGGCCTCAGAAACTGAAAGCTGGCTCCGTGAAAACGGGCCAAGTCAGCTTGATGGATGTGAGCGCGGCGACGGTAGCTGCGGCCGGGATCGAGGTGCCGAAATGGATGGATGGTCGCGACTTGTTGGCTGACGACTACGCAGAACGCGAGCTGGTATTTGCTGCACGTGACCGCTGCGGGGACGCTGTCGATCGAATCCGTGCGGCACGCACCGAGCATTTCAAATTCATCCGCAACGACTTCCCAGATCGTCCTTACACACAGCGTAGCGGCTATAAAGAGCTTCAATATCCTGGCATGACGGTGGCCCGAGTGCTGCAACAACGAGGCGAACTGACCGGACCGCCGGCCGCTTTCTGGACCGCAACGCGACCTGCCGAAGAACTTTACGACCTGCAAGCCGATCCCGACGAAACCCAAAACGTTGCCCACGATCCACAGTATCAAGAAGTTCTGAATCAACTACGAGATGAACTCGATCAATGGATTGAGGAAACCGGCGATCAGGGCTACCAGCCGGAACCGCAGTTGGAAGAAACCATCGCCGCAAGTCGAAAATGGTCGACAAACGCCATGAAAAAACGTGGCATGACTTGGAATTCCGATCCGGAAGACTACCTGCGTTGGTGGAAGAACGAACTGGGTGTCGATGAATAA
- a CDS encoding DUF1501 domain-containing protein codes for MTPKPSSSPLTRRGFLQSTGIGFGGIALASLLQNDGFSEQLAPHQAPKAKHVIYLHMIGAPSQLDLFEPKPELVKRHNQPCPAEVTKDRDFAFIGKTSTLAGSPFKYSQHGACGHSFSELLPNLASVSDEIAMIHSIHTEEINHAPAQMFLHSGFGRGGRPSFGSWVSYGLGSQNDNLPGYIVLLSGPKGGAGTSLWSSGFLPSIHQGIQFRSEGDPVLFLSSPKDHSREQRRRVIDTVADLNRQHFSATGDPEIETRIEQYEMAFRMQASVPDLMNIQGETKETLELYGAQPGKASFANNCLLARRLVERGVRLIELYDADWDHHSGLDKNLPRKCKQTDQGIAALITDLKRRGLLDDTLIIWGSEFGRTPLRQGGNATGNSVSGRDHHKDAFTMWLAGGGVRGGVSYGRTDDFGMDIVENEVHVHDLNATILHLLGIDHERLTYRYQGREFRLTDVHGHVVRPLLA; via the coding sequence ATGACTCCTAAGCCCAGTTCTTCGCCATTGACGCGTCGCGGATTTCTGCAATCGACAGGAATCGGCTTTGGGGGGATCGCGCTGGCGTCACTTCTGCAGAACGATGGATTCAGCGAACAGCTTGCCCCACACCAGGCACCGAAAGCGAAACATGTGATCTATTTGCACATGATTGGGGCACCTTCGCAGCTGGACTTATTCGAACCGAAGCCTGAACTTGTCAAACGACACAATCAGCCATGTCCAGCAGAAGTCACTAAGGATCGAGACTTTGCGTTTATCGGCAAAACGTCGACTCTCGCCGGGTCTCCATTCAAGTACTCGCAGCATGGCGCTTGCGGTCATAGCTTTTCGGAACTCCTGCCGAATCTGGCGAGCGTTTCGGACGAGATTGCAATGATCCATTCAATCCATACCGAAGAAATCAATCACGCGCCAGCCCAAATGTTTCTTCATTCTGGCTTCGGTCGAGGAGGCCGTCCCAGTTTTGGGTCGTGGGTGTCGTATGGGCTCGGATCGCAGAATGACAATCTGCCAGGCTATATCGTCCTTCTCAGCGGTCCCAAGGGAGGAGCTGGAACCAGCTTGTGGTCGAGCGGTTTTCTACCCAGCATCCACCAAGGGATTCAATTCCGATCGGAAGGGGATCCCGTGCTATTTCTTTCTAGCCCCAAAGACCATTCTCGAGAGCAACGCCGACGCGTTATCGACACCGTTGCGGATTTGAACCGGCAACACTTCTCTGCCACTGGCGATCCCGAAATCGAAACGCGTATCGAGCAATATGAGATGGCGTTTCGCATGCAAGCTTCCGTCCCCGATTTGATGAATATCCAAGGCGAAACCAAGGAGACGCTGGAGCTTTATGGTGCTCAGCCAGGGAAAGCATCGTTCGCGAATAATTGCCTGCTGGCTCGACGCTTGGTTGAACGGGGTGTCCGTCTCATCGAACTGTACGATGCCGATTGGGATCATCACAGTGGTCTCGACAAGAACTTGCCACGCAAATGCAAGCAGACCGATCAGGGCATTGCCGCATTGATTACCGACTTGAAACGTCGTGGATTGCTTGACGACACACTCATCATCTGGGGTTCCGAATTTGGAAGAACGCCCCTTCGCCAAGGTGGAAATGCCACCGGAAACTCCGTTTCAGGCCGTGATCACCATAAAGATGCCTTCACGATGTGGCTTGCCGGTGGAGGCGTTCGAGGAGGCGTCAGCTATGGCCGTACAGATGACTTTGGTATGGATATCGTAGAAAACGAAGTTCATGTACACGATCTCAATGCCACCATCTTGCACCTTCTGGGAATCGATCACGAGCGTTTGACATACCGCTACCAAGGCCGAGAGTTTCGTTTAACCGACGTACATGGGCATGTTGTTCGGCCATTATTGGCATAG
- a CDS encoding GNAT family N-acetyltransferase, with the protein MPSYSLRSSTAEDHAEIASLIYHSTNAWYEAHARPPIFTGEVTSANIFNEVYEMLDPGCCVVAQCDQTGQIAGSCFYHPRPTHVSLGIMNVHPDHFGGGIARRLLQFIIDLADSDNKPVRLVSSAMNLDSYSLYNRAGFVPRGIFQDMLLSVPAEGINRGAPPSKLDRVRTATLADLEAIVEIERELHHIERPGDHRHFLENTSGIWHTAVIENEQGGIDGFLGSVLHPGSNMIGPGVMRTEADAAALIYFQLQHHAGRTPVWLVPGQASQLIQQLYSWGARNCELHLSQVRGEWTEPKGIVMPTFMPETS; encoded by the coding sequence ATGCCCAGCTATTCGTTACGCAGCAGTACCGCGGAAGATCACGCGGAAATCGCTTCGCTCATCTATCACTCGACGAATGCCTGGTACGAAGCACACGCTCGCCCCCCGATTTTCACAGGGGAAGTGACCTCGGCGAACATCTTTAACGAAGTTTACGAAATGCTCGACCCTGGCTGCTGCGTCGTGGCCCAGTGTGACCAAACGGGACAGATCGCTGGTTCCTGCTTTTACCATCCGCGGCCAACGCATGTATCGCTCGGCATTATGAACGTGCATCCCGATCACTTTGGTGGGGGAATCGCACGCCGGCTGTTGCAATTTATCATCGATCTTGCCGATTCCGATAACAAACCGGTCCGATTGGTTTCCAGCGCGATGAACCTCGATTCGTATTCGCTATACAACCGCGCCGGATTTGTGCCTCGGGGCATCTTTCAAGACATGTTGCTGTCGGTGCCGGCCGAAGGCATCAATCGAGGGGCACCTCCGTCAAAGTTGGATCGCGTTCGTACGGCCACACTGGCAGACTTAGAGGCTATAGTCGAGATTGAACGAGAGCTTCATCACATCGAACGGCCTGGCGATCATCGGCACTTTCTCGAAAACACGTCCGGTATATGGCACACGGCTGTTATCGAAAACGAGCAGGGCGGAATCGACGGCTTTCTCGGATCGGTGCTCCACCCTGGGTCGAACATGATTGGGCCCGGCGTGATGCGTACCGAGGCGGATGCTGCAGCGCTGATTTACTTCCAGCTTCAACATCACGCTGGACGAACACCGGTTTGGTTGGTGCCAGGTCAGGCCAGCCAGCTAATCCAACAGTTGTATAGTTGGGGGGCTCGAAACTGCGAGCTGCATCTCTCTCAGGTACGCGGCGAATGGACCGAGCCGAAGGGAATCGTCATGCCCACGTTCATGCCTGAGACAAGCTAA
- a CDS encoding bifunctional proline dehydrogenase/L-glutamate gamma-semialdehyde dehydrogenase, which produces MAIATHDDQATNRPEFDIVAQEAIALAADILRASTARETAADKANLAKVAGLIEDRDGKELTVAMADQVLRIKNPRRSANHLKSLVKEYGLPKYFSPIDRGLLQLGVWAAQIAPRLVMPLIRKRIQADSSHVIISAEKEPFARYLAQRKRDGIRINLNQLGEAVLGETEAQRRLDAYLARLRDPEIRYVSVKLSSVAAHISLTGYEATLIDLKERLRMLYRAAKNAEDGKQKFVNLDMEEYRDLYLTVDVFRSVLDEPEFANLSAGIVLQAYLPDSHEVQKSLTEWAKQRVARGGADIKIRLVKGANLAMEKVEASLHGWPQAPYATKTETDANYKRMVEYAFRPENIEAVRIGLASHNLFDIAFALRLAEHREVSQRVEFEMLEGMANAQAREMRDSTGDLLVYAPVCYDADFDSAVAYLVRRFDENTQPGSFLGSLFAMKVNSPAWNEQSELFLKACSLAQSSSLSSTPSRNQNRLTESMTASRASEPFVNAANTDFSIPANRTWIRELVDDWKERTFAAIPLQVGGNEETTQQLTLGHDPSRPGLKLYEYATGTAQHVELALQTAERSQPAWEALGSEKRAEILRNFAAVAAQQRGEMIGVMMADAGKTALESDPEISEAIDFAEYYSRSFDSDGWDDGTTSKPVGTVVVTPPWNFPYAIPAGGCLAALMAGNSVILKPAPETVLTAWHLACQLWEAGIPRDVLQFLPLVDGDVGKALISDERVGIVVLTGAYATAQMFQSWRSDLRLYAETSGKNSMIISSAADLDLAIKDLVRGAFGHAGQKCSATSLAIVLRDVYESEQFQNQLRDAAASMHVASAWDLTADVTPVIRPPHADLQRGLTQLDPDESWLLKPEMIDGNPCLWSPGIRLGVQPGSWYHRTECFGPVLGVICVDSLEEAIRIQNDSEFGLTGGLYSLDVDEIETWRDRVEVGNAYINRTTTGAIVQRQPFGGWKHSSVGPGAKAGGPNYVAAFRNWKETSLPARRSSLDQPTDALVEGLMSSLPTEGQRHELRAAAESYAFWWNTYFSHEHDPSALHGENNDFRYRPLPQHVVRVEEGEVCWSDILKSYVLCQIGGISWTWSVHPDVNVPSEVKNHLPPATMEATDVFLTRMETSPQGSFRVMGTEQLGPFYVLKRQGHRLLASECLANGRLEWLGYLREQSITEIVHRHGNTTSRQHAEHAT; this is translated from the coding sequence ATGGCGATTGCAACACACGACGACCAAGCAACCAATCGACCAGAGTTCGACATCGTCGCCCAGGAAGCTATAGCGTTGGCAGCCGATATCCTTCGCGCGTCGACGGCTCGCGAGACTGCCGCCGACAAAGCCAACTTAGCCAAAGTGGCTGGCTTGATCGAGGATCGGGATGGTAAAGAGTTGACCGTCGCGATGGCCGATCAGGTACTGCGAATCAAAAACCCGCGCCGCAGTGCGAACCATCTTAAGTCGCTCGTGAAGGAATACGGACTGCCCAAGTATTTCAGCCCGATCGATCGCGGCTTACTCCAACTGGGCGTTTGGGCAGCCCAGATAGCACCTCGGCTCGTGATGCCGTTGATTCGTAAGCGCATCCAAGCTGACTCGTCGCATGTGATCATCTCGGCCGAAAAGGAACCGTTCGCTCGTTATTTGGCCCAGCGGAAACGAGATGGCATTCGTATTAATCTCAATCAGCTCGGCGAGGCGGTCCTTGGCGAAACGGAAGCCCAACGGCGACTCGATGCCTACCTGGCACGACTGCGAGATCCCGAGATTCGCTATGTCTCGGTGAAGCTTTCTTCGGTGGCCGCACATATCAGCTTAACAGGCTACGAAGCAACGCTGATTGACTTGAAAGAACGGCTGCGCATGCTTTACCGCGCCGCCAAGAACGCGGAAGACGGCAAGCAGAAGTTTGTCAATCTCGACATGGAAGAGTACCGCGATCTCTACCTGACAGTGGACGTTTTTCGTAGCGTGCTGGACGAACCAGAATTTGCCAACTTGTCGGCAGGGATTGTGCTGCAAGCTTACCTGCCTGACTCTCATGAAGTGCAGAAGTCGCTCACGGAATGGGCGAAGCAGCGTGTCGCACGCGGTGGGGCCGACATTAAGATTCGCCTCGTCAAAGGGGCGAACCTGGCCATGGAAAAAGTTGAAGCTTCGCTACATGGCTGGCCCCAGGCTCCTTACGCCACAAAAACCGAGACCGACGCCAACTATAAACGCATGGTTGAATATGCGTTTCGTCCTGAGAACATCGAAGCGGTCCGTATCGGCCTCGCGAGTCACAATTTGTTCGACATCGCGTTTGCATTGCGATTGGCCGAACATCGCGAGGTGAGCCAACGCGTTGAATTTGAAATGCTGGAAGGCATGGCCAACGCCCAGGCCCGTGAGATGCGAGACAGTACCGGCGACTTGCTGGTATATGCCCCAGTATGTTACGACGCCGACTTCGACTCGGCAGTTGCCTACCTCGTTCGCCGCTTCGACGAGAACACTCAGCCAGGTAGCTTCCTCGGCTCGCTTTTCGCCATGAAAGTTAACTCCCCAGCGTGGAACGAGCAGAGCGAACTGTTTCTCAAAGCGTGTTCGCTTGCTCAGTCTTCGTCACTTTCATCCACGCCTAGCCGAAACCAAAATCGCCTAACCGAGTCGATGACAGCAAGTCGCGCGAGCGAACCGTTTGTTAATGCGGCGAATACGGACTTCTCTATTCCCGCGAACCGTACTTGGATTCGCGAGCTGGTCGACGATTGGAAGGAGCGTACCTTCGCTGCCATCCCACTGCAAGTTGGCGGTAACGAGGAAACAACACAACAGCTCACCCTAGGCCACGATCCGTCCCGGCCAGGCTTGAAGCTGTACGAATATGCTACCGGTACCGCCCAACATGTTGAGTTAGCCTTGCAAACGGCAGAGCGATCGCAGCCAGCATGGGAGGCATTAGGATCGGAGAAGCGTGCTGAAATATTGCGAAACTTCGCTGCCGTGGCGGCTCAACAGCGAGGCGAAATGATTGGCGTCATGATGGCCGATGCCGGAAAGACAGCCCTGGAAAGCGATCCCGAAATCAGCGAGGCGATTGACTTTGCCGAATACTACAGCCGTTCGTTCGACAGCGATGGCTGGGACGATGGAACCACCTCGAAGCCGGTTGGAACTGTGGTGGTGACGCCGCCGTGGAATTTCCCTTACGCGATCCCCGCAGGTGGCTGCCTGGCCGCATTGATGGCCGGAAACAGTGTAATTTTAAAACCGGCCCCTGAAACGGTTCTTACCGCTTGGCACCTCGCCTGCCAATTGTGGGAGGCTGGCATTCCTCGCGATGTGCTTCAGTTTCTGCCGCTGGTCGACGGCGACGTCGGCAAAGCATTAATCAGTGACGAACGCGTCGGCATCGTCGTGCTGACTGGCGCATACGCGACGGCCCAGATGTTCCAGTCTTGGCGCTCCGATCTTCGCTTGTACGCCGAAACGAGCGGCAAGAACAGTATGATCATTTCGTCAGCCGCCGACTTGGACTTGGCAATCAAGGATTTGGTTCGTGGCGCCTTCGGTCACGCTGGACAGAAATGTTCGGCGACGAGCCTTGCGATTGTCCTTCGCGATGTCTACGAAAGCGAGCAATTTCAAAACCAACTGCGGGATGCGGCGGCCAGCATGCATGTCGCTTCGGCGTGGGATTTGACGGCCGACGTTACGCCTGTGATCCGGCCTCCGCATGCGGATCTGCAACGAGGACTCACGCAACTAGATCCCGATGAAAGCTGGTTGCTAAAGCCGGAAATGATCGACGGAAATCCATGCCTCTGGAGCCCTGGAATTCGCCTCGGGGTGCAGCCTGGCAGCTGGTACCATCGCACGGAATGCTTCGGTCCGGTGTTGGGTGTGATTTGTGTTGATAGTTTGGAAGAAGCGATTCGTATTCAAAACGACAGCGAATTTGGTCTGACCGGTGGACTCTATTCGCTGGATGTCGACGAGATTGAAACGTGGCGAGATCGCGTCGAAGTCGGCAATGCTTATATCAATCGAACGACTACCGGGGCGATTGTTCAGCGCCAACCGTTTGGAGGCTGGAAGCACTCGTCGGTCGGACCTGGTGCGAAAGCTGGCGGGCCGAATTACGTCGCCGCGTTCCGAAACTGGAAGGAGACTTCCCTCCCCGCTAGGCGAAGCTCGCTTGACCAACCGACCGACGCCTTGGTCGAGGGGCTCATGAGTTCACTGCCCACAGAAGGCCAACGGCACGAGCTTCGCGCGGCGGCCGAAAGCTATGCGTTTTGGTGGAACACTTATTTTTCCCACGAACATGATCCATCGGCGCTACATGGCGAGAACAATGACTTCCGCTATCGCCCCTTGCCGCAGCATGTTGTTCGCGTGGAAGAAGGGGAAGTCTGCTGGTCAGATATTCTGAAGAGCTACGTCCTGTGCCAGATTGGGGGCATTTCGTGGACTTGGAGCGTGCATCCGGATGTGAACGTGCCAAGCGAAGTCAAAAACCACCTTCCTCCGGCAACCATGGAAGCGACCGATGTGTTTCTCACGCGGATGGAAACATCGCCGCAAGGAAGTTTCCGCGTGATGGGTACCGAGCAACTGGGACCGTTCTATGTTCTTAAGCGTCAGGGCCATCGACTTCTTGCGAGCGAATGCCTGGCGAATGGTCGACTTGAATGGCTCGGATATCTTCGCGAACAATCGATTACGGAGATTGTTCATCGCCACGGAAATACGACTTCGCGGCAGCATGCCGAGCATGCGACGTAG
- a CDS encoding AraC family transcriptional regulator, translated as MMYKFQEGLVEQIFDCLGDVVYCVKDLQGKYTFVNHAFAERLGVADPSELIGKRASDYFRADLAKVYDDQDAEVIRTGKPLRDQLELISNVDGSLGWYLSNKFPLVNDAGETVGLVGVSQDLNQPSDSDLELADLKVTVDYIRANIAESLKTEELADQVGLSVTQLDRRMRRVFRLSTKKFVMKYRLDLASQLLVSTEKSLSDIALECGFSDQSAFTRHFGAAANLTPLAYRKSHQQAS; from the coding sequence ATGATGTACAAGTTTCAAGAGGGATTGGTCGAGCAAATCTTTGACTGCCTCGGAGACGTTGTTTATTGCGTGAAAGATTTGCAAGGCAAATACACGTTTGTGAACCATGCTTTCGCGGAACGTTTGGGGGTCGCCGATCCGAGCGAGCTGATCGGTAAGCGGGCCAGCGATTACTTTCGAGCCGATCTCGCCAAAGTGTACGACGATCAGGATGCCGAAGTCATCCGTACTGGGAAGCCACTGCGCGATCAACTCGAGTTGATCTCGAACGTCGACGGTTCGCTCGGCTGGTATCTTTCCAACAAATTTCCGCTGGTCAACGATGCCGGCGAAACGGTCGGGCTCGTCGGCGTTTCGCAAGATCTAAATCAGCCCAGCGATAGCGATCTGGAACTTGCCGACTTGAAGGTCACCGTCGACTACATCCGCGCCAACATCGCCGAGTCGCTCAAGACCGAAGAACTCGCTGATCAAGTCGGGCTATCCGTCACGCAGCTCGACCGCCGCATGCGACGTGTCTTCCGACTTTCGACGAAGAAATTCGTGATGAAGTATCGCCTCGACTTGGCGTCGCAGCTGCTTGTATCGACCGAAAAGTCCTTGTCGGATATCGCACTAGAGTGTGGTTTCAGCGACCAGAGCGCGTTCACGCGGCACTTCGGAGCGGCCGCCAATCTGACACCATTGGCGTACCGAAAGTCCCACCAGCAGGCGAGTTAG
- a CDS encoding PSD1 and planctomycete cytochrome C domain-containing protein, giving the protein MSFSRNSILRPPFWAIALCAGLLLAATSRLVVAEETQKPKSEPVSFASEVFPLLRKACFECHGENVQEGGLRLDRREDLFDSGSIIPGHPDNSELLRRVMLPESHDEIMPAVGDPLTQPQVAILHRWIESGADWPDDFEAPIHWSYIKPTRPQLPAVTNHKWIQSPIDHFVLAKLEAIGLDSSPAASPEKRIRRVYLDLIGLPPTPEEVNAFVADPSQAHYQRIVDDLLSRPQFGERWARPWLDLARYADSHGYQRDDLRDIWPYRDWVIQAMNDDMPFDQFTIEQIAGDLLPDATESNKIATGFHRCAPTNVEAGSLPEETRTEQVIDRVNTTAAVWLGSTLECAQCHDHKYDPFSMKEYYQLLAFFNSTQREADRTDPKKPSSIAFQGPSMPLANPEREARRRELQASKSRLTTAQNSRREELTTQLTTWVTTVDIGARKNVPKPVLAVMKKPMDEWNDKDEQTLVDYCTAEDPVSQNLKKKLTRVERDLKQAAPDTTLVMIELEKSRPTFMYERGNYQTPGEAVLPGTPEILHAMPSGPGNRLTLARWLVSEQNPLVARVVVNRWWAELFGQGIVATEEDFGIKGESPTHPQLLDWLAVELMEKNWSRKRLLREIVLSATYQQSSHLSAELREKDDQNLLLARGPRLRMDAEMIRDNALAISGLISLKQFGPPIRPFQPPGIWTKVGGQKYKYDVSPGSEQYRRGVYVVLKRGSPYPSFLNFDATARLACTVKRSRTNTPLQALTLLNDPVYVQAAKALGQKIVQEYADRSFEEQLTIAFQLCTARVPTEREFKTLKSLYDASADDPTEGWFHVATALLNLHETITKD; this is encoded by the coding sequence ATGTCCTTTTCGCGAAATTCAATACTACGTCCTCCCTTCTGGGCGATCGCCCTTTGTGCTGGTCTTTTGCTTGCGGCCACTTCTCGTTTAGTGGTTGCCGAAGAAACACAAAAGCCTAAGTCGGAGCCCGTCTCGTTCGCCTCCGAAGTTTTTCCGTTACTACGGAAGGCTTGTTTTGAATGCCATGGAGAGAACGTTCAGGAAGGAGGCCTTCGACTTGATCGCCGCGAAGATTTGTTCGATTCGGGATCGATCATCCCAGGTCATCCCGACAATAGCGAGCTCTTGCGCCGTGTCATGCTGCCGGAAAGCCACGATGAAATCATGCCGGCAGTCGGCGATCCGCTGACTCAGCCACAAGTTGCTATTCTTCATCGTTGGATTGAGTCTGGAGCAGATTGGCCGGATGACTTCGAAGCCCCTATTCATTGGTCGTACATTAAACCAACTCGACCGCAACTTCCCGCGGTGACGAATCACAAATGGATTCAATCTCCAATCGATCACTTTGTACTTGCCAAACTGGAAGCGATCGGCTTGGATTCTTCTCCGGCTGCTTCGCCTGAAAAACGTATTCGTCGCGTCTACCTCGATTTGATCGGTTTACCGCCAACGCCGGAGGAAGTGAACGCATTTGTGGCGGATCCATCGCAGGCACATTATCAACGAATTGTCGATGATCTTCTTTCTCGGCCACAGTTTGGCGAACGCTGGGCACGACCGTGGCTCGACTTGGCGCGATACGCCGACTCGCACGGATACCAGCGAGATGACCTGCGCGACATATGGCCTTACCGCGATTGGGTCATTCAAGCGATGAACGATGATATGCCGTTCGATCAGTTCACGATCGAGCAAATCGCCGGCGATCTGCTTCCTGATGCTACAGAATCCAACAAGATCGCCACCGGATTTCATCGCTGCGCACCGACCAACGTCGAAGCAGGATCGCTTCCGGAAGAAACCCGGACAGAGCAGGTCATTGATCGCGTCAATACAACCGCGGCCGTCTGGCTTGGATCGACACTTGAATGTGCCCAATGTCACGATCACAAGTACGATCCGTTTTCGATGAAGGAGTATTACCAACTGCTGGCATTCTTCAACAGTACCCAGCGGGAAGCTGATCGAACCGATCCCAAAAAACCAAGCTCGATCGCGTTCCAAGGCCCAAGCATGCCGCTTGCCAACCCCGAACGTGAAGCGCGTCGACGCGAGCTTCAAGCGAGCAAATCAAGGCTAACGACCGCGCAGAACTCACGCCGAGAAGAATTGACAACGCAGCTAACAACATGGGTAACGACGGTTGATATTGGTGCCCGGAAAAACGTTCCCAAGCCGGTCCTAGCGGTAATGAAAAAGCCGATGGATGAATGGAACGACAAGGATGAGCAAACACTCGTTGACTACTGCACGGCAGAGGATCCTGTCAGCCAAAACCTGAAAAAGAAGCTCACGCGCGTCGAACGCGATTTGAAGCAAGCAGCACCCGACACGACGCTGGTAATGATTGAGTTAGAAAAGTCGCGTCCAACGTTCATGTACGAGCGTGGCAATTATCAAACTCCTGGAGAGGCTGTTTTGCCAGGGACGCCTGAGATTCTACACGCTATGCCTTCGGGGCCTGGGAATCGACTGACGCTCGCGCGGTGGCTGGTCTCAGAACAGAATCCGCTGGTGGCGAGAGTCGTCGTTAATCGATGGTGGGCCGAGCTTTTCGGGCAAGGAATCGTCGCCACCGAAGAAGACTTTGGCATTAAAGGGGAATCGCCAACACATCCACAGCTCCTAGACTGGCTGGCCGTTGAACTGATGGAGAAGAACTGGTCACGGAAGAGGCTGCTTCGCGAAATTGTCCTGTCGGCGACGTACCAACAGTCTTCTCACTTAAGCGCCGAGCTGCGGGAAAAGGATGACCAAAATTTGCTTCTGGCTCGTGGTCCCCGGCTTCGGATGGATGCCGAGATGATTCGTGACAATGCCCTGGCAATTTCTGGCTTGATCAGCTTAAAGCAGTTCGGGCCACCCATTCGTCCGTTTCAACCGCCTGGTATCTGGACGAAAGTGGGAGGGCAGAAATACAAGTATGACGTTAGCCCCGGCAGCGAGCAGTATCGACGCGGTGTTTACGTTGTCTTGAAACGTGGATCACCCTACCCAAGCTTCCTGAACTTCGACGCTACGGCACGTTTGGCGTGTACCGTGAAACGGTCTCGCACGAATACGCCGCTTCAAGCGTTAACTCTGCTGAATGACCCTGTCTACGTTCAAGCCGCGAAGGCACTTGGTCAGAAAATCGTACAGGAATACGCCGATCGTTCTTTCGAGGAACAACTGACGATCGCTTTTCAGCTTTGTACGGCGCGAGTACCGACGGAACGAGAATTCAAAACGCTCAAGTCGTTGTACGATGCAAGCGCAGACGATCCTACCGAAGGCTGGTTTCATGTGGCGACAGCCCTATTGAACCTACACGAGACAATCACCAAAGACTGA